In a single window of the Limnochorda sp. L945t genome:
- a CDS encoding GntR family transcriptional regulator: protein MRRTAVPARYQSVARTLRQRLLDGEYPPRSRLPNQRQLARQFGTTLMTIRQALALLRDEGLVEARHGRGTFVADLGSMQDPIYLASFAEVMAQRGIDVETVIVSRAVEAASPAVADALRLPLDRGRVVALGRVRRVAGVPIVYQRSFLPGSLEALMARYDAAVPLYAFLRDHAGIVAVRSVEMLRPCTLGHEEAAMLQAPLATPAFHSVRVSFDGDGRPFLYDEAVLRGDRVELRIAQEGIHASTSYHILPPGTGKAPAVCAMTAQPTGGEGPR, encoded by the coding sequence ATGCGACGCACGGCGGTTCCCGCTCGGTACCAATCCGTTGCCCGCACCCTGCGCCAGCGCCTCCTGGACGGGGAGTACCCGCCGCGCTCGCGCCTACCCAACCAGCGCCAGCTGGCCCGCCAGTTCGGCACCACGCTGATGACGATCCGGCAGGCGCTGGCGCTGTTGCGCGACGAGGGGCTGGTGGAGGCCCGTCACGGCCGGGGCACCTTCGTCGCCGACCTGGGGAGCATGCAGGACCCCATCTACCTGGCCAGCTTCGCGGAAGTGATGGCGCAACGCGGTATCGACGTAGAGACCGTCATCGTGTCCCGAGCGGTGGAAGCGGCCTCCCCCGCGGTGGCGGATGCGCTCAGGCTGCCGCTCGACCGGGGCCGGGTGGTGGCGCTCGGCCGCGTCCGCCGGGTGGCCGGCGTGCCGATCGTTTACCAGCGCTCGTTTCTGCCGGGGTCGCTGGAGGCTCTGATGGCTCGTTACGACGCCGCGGTCCCGCTCTACGCGTTCCTGAGGGACCACGCCGGGATCGTGGCCGTGCGTTCCGTCGAGATGCTGAGGCCGTGCACCCTGGGCCACGAGGAGGCGGCCATGTTGCAGGCGCCCCTCGCGACCCCGGCCTTTCACTCCGTCCGGGTCAGCTTCGACGGGGACGGCAGACCGTTTCTTTACGACGAGGCCGTCCTGCGCGGGGACCGGGTGGAGCTGCGCATAGCCCAAGAGGGCATCCACGCCAGCACTTCGTATCACATCCTACCCCCCGGTACCGGGAAGGCCCCGGCCGTATGCGCCATGACGGCACAGCCCACGGGAGGCGAGGGCCCACGATGA
- a CDS encoding sugar ABC transporter ATP-binding protein, producing the protein MNPLLVARGLVKQFPSLRALDGVNLTLRPGEVHGLVGQNGAGKSTLIRVLTGVMQPDEGSIEVHGRPVRYRSPAEALADGIAVVHQELSVVRTLDAAENLFLGRPYPRRGLSPLVDWGRLRETARTTLHRLHPDIPVDVPVGRLSPALQTLVAIARALLADARVLILDEPTASLAPEEVRHLFDVIRALREEGRGILYVSHRLGEVLELCDQVTILRDGRVVASRPAPDLDAAATVRLMTGRRVDGAAASAVVAQTAAGAKTPSEATARPLLEVRHLSGRRVRDVSFSVYRGEVVGVAGLMGSGRSELLRLLGGAERPAAGEIRLEGRVVTLRSPAQALRIGIARVPEERRAHALIAKASVRDNITLAHLGEFAAGGWWLRLGRERQAAAAMVSRLQIRVRDPGQPIWQLSGGNQQKAVFARFLLRPPRLLLLDEPTRGVDVATRWEIYRLVRELKSHGTAVLMVSSELAEVLEMSDRILVLQDGRLVTTLDGATATEQALSIHMVGRQTA; encoded by the coding sequence ATGAACCCACTCCTGGTGGCCAGAGGCCTGGTCAAACAGTTCCCGTCCCTGCGGGCACTGGACGGGGTCAACCTCACCCTTCGCCCTGGCGAGGTGCACGGCCTCGTGGGGCAAAACGGAGCCGGCAAGTCGACCCTCATCCGGGTCCTGACGGGAGTCATGCAGCCGGACGAGGGCAGCATCGAGGTGCATGGCCGGCCCGTGCGTTATCGATCTCCCGCCGAAGCGCTGGCGGACGGCATCGCGGTGGTCCATCAGGAGCTCAGCGTGGTCCGGACCCTGGACGCCGCTGAAAACCTGTTTCTGGGAAGGCCGTACCCGCGCCGTGGCCTCTCTCCGTTGGTCGACTGGGGCCGGCTGCGCGAGACTGCTCGCACCACCCTGCATCGCCTGCACCCGGACATCCCTGTGGACGTGCCGGTGGGCCGCCTCTCCCCGGCCCTCCAGACGCTCGTCGCCATCGCCCGGGCGTTGTTGGCGGATGCGCGCGTCCTCATCCTGGACGAGCCCACCGCCTCGCTGGCTCCCGAAGAGGTGCGGCACCTCTTTGACGTGATCCGCGCCTTGCGGGAGGAAGGGAGGGGGATCCTCTACGTGTCGCACCGGCTGGGTGAGGTGCTCGAGTTGTGCGACCAGGTCACCATCCTGCGCGACGGACGGGTGGTGGCGAGCCGCCCGGCCCCGGATCTGGACGCCGCGGCGACCGTCCGCCTGATGACGGGCCGCCGGGTCGACGGGGCCGCGGCCTCAGCCGTTGTCGCCCAAACGGCGGCCGGAGCGAAGACGCCCTCGGAGGCCACGGCTCGGCCTCTGCTCGAGGTGCGTCACCTGAGCGGGCGGCGGGTTCGGGACGTCTCGTTCTCGGTGTATCGGGGTGAGGTGGTCGGGGTGGCCGGTCTGATGGGCTCAGGCCGCTCGGAGCTGCTGCGGCTGTTGGGCGGCGCCGAGCGCCCGGCTGCGGGGGAGATCCGGTTGGAAGGCCGGGTCGTCACGCTTCGGTCGCCGGCACAGGCGTTGAGGATCGGCATCGCCCGGGTCCCCGAGGAGCGGCGAGCCCACGCGCTCATCGCCAAAGCGTCCGTTCGGGACAACATCACCCTGGCCCACCTCGGGGAGTTTGCAGCCGGCGGATGGTGGCTGCGCCTTGGCCGGGAGCGCCAGGCCGCCGCGGCCATGGTGAGCCGCCTGCAGATTCGGGTGCGGGATCCGGGGCAGCCCATCTGGCAGCTATCCGGCGGTAACCAGCAGAAGGCCGTCTTCGCCCGCTTCTTGCTGCGGCCGCCACGCCTGTTGCTGCTCGACGAGCCAACCCGGGGGGTCGACGTGGCCACCCGGTGGGAGATCTACCGGCTGGTGCGGGAGCTCAAGTCTCATGGCACCGCCGTGCTGATGGTCTCTTCGGAGCTCGCGGAGGTGCTGGAGATGTCCGACCGGATCCTGGTGCTCCAAGACGGCCGGCTCGTGACCACGCTGGACGGAGCGACGGCCACGGAGCAGGCGCTATCCATCCACATGGTCGGGAGGCAAACCGCATGA
- the pgl gene encoding 6-phosphogluconolactonase, translating to MQRRGSCGACATRAPARARWCWRGGRTPVALYERLAQAPIPWERLVLVPSDERCLPEGAPERNDVMLARALLSRLPVKPGGFVPIPAHKGPAVAAAEFEKVALGVPPIRAAILGLGEDGHTASLFPGDEALEARGWAAPVWRAPKPPPERVTLTLEALGRADDVLFLALGTAKEDALRRWMAGEALPAARVHPRKSLAVFTDRDPAFSSQR from the coding sequence CTGCAACGGCGTGGCTCGTGCGGCGCCTGCGCGACCCGGGCCCCGGCACGGGCACGCTGGTGCTGGCGGGGGGGCAGGACACCGGTGGCCCTCTACGAACGGCTGGCACAGGCCCCCATCCCCTGGGAGCGCCTGGTGCTCGTGCCGAGCGATGAACGGTGCCTCCCCGAAGGAGCCCCTGAGCGCAACGATGTCATGCTGGCCCGAGCCCTCCTCTCCCGGCTGCCGGTGAAGCCCGGGGGGTTCGTGCCCATCCCCGCCCACAAGGGGCCGGCGGTGGCGGCCGCCGAGTTCGAAAAGGTGGCCTTGGGCGTGCCGCCCATCCGGGCGGCGATCCTGGGCCTGGGGGAGGACGGGCACACGGCGAGCCTGTTCCCGGGGGACGAGGCCCTCGAGGCGAGGGGATGGGCGGCGCCGGTGTGGCGGGCGCCCAAGCCGCCGCCCGAGCGGGTGACGCTCACCCTGGAGGCGCTCGGGCGGGCCGACGACGTCCTCTTCCTGGCGTTGGGGACTGCCAAGGAGGATGCGCTGCGGCGCTGGATGGCCGGGGAGGCGCTGCCCGCGGCGCGGGTGCACCCCCGAAAGAGCCTCGCCGTCTTTACCGATAGAGATCCTGCCTTCTCGTCACAGCGTTGA
- a CDS encoding OmpA family protein yields MAGNPHGGGGLMRWLLTYADMITLLMIFFIVLFTMANIDKQRYARLASSLQMALGGGAGLLPGEGGGQAGEGAGAVPVPRDLPVAPETPLPGSSGSEHTSSDEAPQAAASEDPFARLGRNLAADFAQDGRFVVYASQRGVVLSMLGSALFDTGQAVLKPEAKATLHTVALRLRALPYDISVEGSADDRPIHNAAFPSNWELSTRRATEVVRYLVEVEGLDPRRFLVVGYAEYRPAFDNRTPDGRARNRRVDIVVLRDRVRVGFGERVAPPH; encoded by the coding sequence ATGGCGGGCAACCCGCACGGTGGTGGCGGGCTCATGCGGTGGCTTCTGACGTACGCCGACATGATCACCCTGCTCATGATCTTCTTCATCGTGCTGTTCACCATGGCCAACATCGACAAGCAGCGGTACGCCCGGTTGGCAAGTTCGCTCCAGATGGCCCTGGGAGGCGGGGCGGGCCTGCTACCGGGAGAAGGCGGTGGGCAGGCGGGGGAGGGGGCCGGCGCGGTGCCGGTACCGCGGGATCTCCCCGTGGCTCCCGAGACACCGCTTCCCGGGTCCTCGGGCTCGGAGCATACGTCCTCGGACGAGGCGCCGCAGGCGGCGGCGTCCGAAGATCCGTTTGCCCGCCTGGGTCGTAACCTGGCCGCCGACTTCGCACAGGACGGACGGTTCGTCGTCTATGCCTCGCAACGCGGCGTCGTGCTGAGCATGCTCGGGAGCGCGCTGTTCGACACGGGGCAGGCTGTACTGAAGCCCGAGGCAAAGGCCACCCTCCACACCGTCGCGCTCCGGTTGCGGGCCCTCCCCTATGACATCAGCGTGGAGGGGTCGGCCGACGACCGCCCGATTCATAACGCCGCGTTTCCGTCCAACTGGGAACTCTCCACCCGCCGGGCGACGGAAGTGGTTCGCTACCTGGTCGAAGTGGAGGGGTTGGATCCACGGCGGTTCCTGGTGGTAGGGTACGCGGAGTACCGGCCGGCTTTCGATAACCGCACGCCCGACGGGCGGGCACGCAACCGGCGGGTCGACATCGTCGTGCTGAGGGACCGGGTGCGCGTGGGCTTCGGCGAGCGCGTCGCTCCGCCGCATTGA
- a CDS encoding CAP domain-containing protein, which produces MPRKPSCTVLLSSLLLLLVTAALGLVGPEKAAASGSIYDWTFYQRYRPNGSSVVQTPVAPQTPAAPTLPPDQPAPPAPTPNPAGTDQQRMLTLINQARARAGAGPLRLDQGLSSMAQQKAEYMVANGYSNHYVPGYVYPYLAENLTGAPNVETAHWLLMGSPSHAKTLLDPRYTEVGIGIARSRNGGILVVQLFR; this is translated from the coding sequence GTGCCTCGCAAGCCCTCGTGCACCGTTCTCCTGTCGAGTCTGCTCCTGCTGCTGGTGACGGCCGCCCTCGGCCTGGTCGGGCCGGAGAAAGCAGCCGCATCCGGGTCTATCTACGACTGGACGTTCTACCAGCGGTATCGCCCCAATGGTTCCTCGGTGGTGCAGACGCCCGTCGCTCCGCAGACTCCTGCTGCTCCCACGCTGCCGCCGGATCAACCGGCGCCCCCGGCTCCGACTCCGAACCCGGCCGGGACGGACCAGCAGCGGATGCTCACCCTGATCAACCAGGCACGCGCTCGAGCCGGCGCGGGGCCGCTCCGGCTCGACCAGGGTCTCAGCAGCATGGCCCAGCAGAAGGCCGAATACATGGTGGCCAACGGATACTCCAACCATTACGTGCCCGGTTACGTCTACCCGTACCTGGCTGAGAACCTCACGGGAGCCCCGAACGTGGAGACGGCGCACTGGCTGTTGATGGGTAGCCCCTCTCATGCGAAGACCCTGCTGGACCCGCGCTACACAGAGGTCGGGATCGGTATCGCGAGGAGCCGCAACGGGGGCATCCTCGTCGTCCAGCTCTTTCGGTAG
- a CDS encoding ABC transporter permease — MTSVSEAPAGTSLRYRWRLRPASYGTFLGFLLILALFSALRPDAFLSPTNLRNILEQVAILAVITATMTIVMVAGDFDLSVGSLASLAGVTTASLLVRGVGVLPAVAAGFLLGAAAGALNGLLVAYLGLSAFVTTLATMTAFRGLALWYTDGSTIFGLPDAFLGLGQGTVGPVPAPVIVMALAMAAVWVVLAQTTTGRRWYAVGGNPEAAYLSGVNVQRLRFGAFVLSGIGAAVAGVVLTSRLASAHPLAGEPFMLTSIAAVFLGMTMFKDGQPNVPGSLVGVLILGVLSNGLNILQVNTYIQDVLTGLIIVAAVLVSRLAGTGGRRS, encoded by the coding sequence ATGACGAGCGTTTCCGAGGCCCCCGCCGGGACGTCTTTGCGGTACCGCTGGCGGCTCCGCCCGGCGAGCTATGGGACCTTCCTCGGGTTCCTGTTGATCCTGGCGCTCTTTTCAGCGCTGCGCCCGGACGCTTTCCTCAGCCCGACCAACTTGCGCAATATTCTGGAGCAAGTGGCCATCCTGGCCGTCATCACCGCGACGATGACCATCGTCATGGTGGCGGGCGACTTCGACCTCTCCGTTGGGTCGCTCGCGAGCCTGGCGGGGGTGACGACCGCCTCGCTGCTCGTGCGCGGGGTCGGGGTGCTGCCGGCGGTCGCGGCCGGATTCCTGCTCGGAGCCGCGGCCGGAGCGCTCAACGGACTGCTGGTGGCCTACCTCGGGCTTTCGGCGTTCGTGACGACCCTGGCCACGATGACCGCCTTCCGGGGGCTGGCGCTGTGGTACACGGACGGCTCCACCATCTTCGGCTTGCCGGACGCCTTCCTCGGGCTCGGCCAGGGCACCGTGGGGCCCGTCCCCGCGCCCGTGATCGTGATGGCCCTGGCCATGGCGGCCGTGTGGGTGGTGCTGGCCCAGACCACCACCGGCCGGCGATGGTACGCCGTCGGAGGGAACCCCGAGGCGGCGTATCTCTCGGGGGTCAACGTACAGCGTCTCCGCTTCGGGGCTTTCGTGCTGTCCGGGATCGGGGCGGCCGTGGCCGGGGTGGTGCTGACGAGCCGGCTCGCCTCCGCTCATCCCCTGGCCGGAGAGCCGTTCATGCTCACCTCCATCGCGGCCGTGTTCCTGGGGATGACCATGTTCAAGGACGGCCAGCCCAACGTGCCCGGCTCTCTGGTCGGCGTGTTGATCCTGGGCGTGCTCAGCAACGGCCTCAACATTCTCCAGGTCAACACCTACATCCAGGACGTGCTCACCGGCCTCATCATCGTAGCGGCCGTGCTCGTCTCCCGGCTGGCCGGAACGGGCGGGCGCCGCTCGTGA
- a CDS encoding motility protein A has protein sequence MDAATPLGMALALVALVVSIFMEGGSLAQLWNPSALILVLGGTVGFTLTTFRTKDFSMLPKAVARAFSAAREDRAAIAEEIVGIADTARKQGLLELQNRLAQFGDPLLRRGLSLVIDGMDPQAVREVLDQEVAIQRRRLESMAAVLEQAGGYAPTVGIIGTVMGLVHVLSNLGDTERLGPAIAAAFMATFYGIFTANFFWLPLGTKLRGQAERFEEHARMIILGVTAIHTGDTPSRLREKLETYLRDESGRAQRSTWAPAPAAPGEMDMATDHPQRD, from the coding sequence ATGGACGCGGCCACACCGCTCGGTATGGCGCTCGCGCTGGTAGCTCTCGTGGTCTCCATTTTCATGGAAGGCGGCAGCCTCGCCCAGCTCTGGAACCCCTCGGCGCTCATCCTCGTCCTCGGCGGCACCGTGGGCTTCACCCTCACGACGTTTCGTACCAAAGACTTCTCCATGCTGCCCAAGGCCGTGGCAAGGGCGTTTTCCGCCGCACGGGAAGACCGCGCGGCCATCGCCGAGGAGATCGTGGGAATCGCCGACACCGCGCGTAAGCAGGGCCTTCTGGAGCTGCAAAACCGGCTGGCCCAGTTCGGCGACCCCCTGCTGCGCCGGGGGCTCAGCCTCGTCATCGACGGGATGGATCCACAGGCGGTGCGGGAAGTGCTCGACCAGGAGGTCGCGATCCAGCGCCGCCGGCTGGAGTCCATGGCCGCCGTCCTGGAGCAAGCCGGAGGATATGCCCCCACGGTGGGCATTATCGGGACGGTCATGGGTCTCGTCCACGTGTTGAGCAACCTGGGCGACACGGAGCGGCTCGGGCCGGCGATCGCGGCCGCCTTCATGGCCACCTTCTACGGCATCTTCACGGCCAACTTCTTCTGGCTGCCCCTGGGTACCAAACTCCGGGGCCAGGCGGAACGCTTCGAAGAACATGCCCGGATGATCATCCTCGGCGTCACCGCCATCCACACCGGGGATACACCGAGCAGGCTGCGTGAAAAGCTGGAGACTTACCTTCGGGACGAATCGGGCCGGGCGCAACGGAGCACGTGGGCTCCCGCTCCTGCTGCACCAGGCGAGATGGATATGGCCACCGACCACCCGCAGCGTGACTGA
- a CDS encoding DUF4276 family protein codes for MALVKVDDPAILVLFDADDDCPATMGPGLLQMAEQVLGRQAPVAVVLAKAEYETWFVACLDQLHGKRGIRRDARVPHDPEAIRGAKEYLEQQMTPGRFYSETVDQPALTQLIDVERTRSRSPSFDKLWREVERLVLRGRPSPS; via the coding sequence CTGGCTCTGGTCAAGGTAGACGATCCCGCCATCCTCGTGCTCTTCGATGCCGATGACGATTGTCCCGCAACGATGGGTCCCGGGCTTCTTCAAATGGCTGAGCAAGTACTGGGCCGACAGGCGCCCGTCGCGGTGGTGCTCGCAAAGGCGGAATACGAGACCTGGTTCGTGGCATGTCTTGACCAATTGCACGGGAAGAGGGGCATTCGAAGAGACGCCCGGGTACCCCACGACCCTGAGGCCATTCGGGGAGCCAAGGAGTATCTCGAGCAGCAAATGACGCCGGGGCGCTTCTACTCTGAAACCGTGGATCAGCCGGCCCTGACGCAGCTCATCGACGTCGAGCGCACCCGATCCCGCTCGCCTTCGTTCGACAAGCTGTGGCGAGAGGTCGAGCGGCTCGTCCTGCGGGGCCGTCCTTCTCCTTCCTGA
- a CDS encoding xylulokinase: MTGEEVVACVDVGTTATKVALMRRDGAVAASAASRAYPTITGPGGRVEQDPEQWWAATGEALRACAPQRFRVEALVLGGQMQDLIAVGVPAGEGERVGGSREAPDDGPGTQERWGVLRPAILYADVRATQEAERIRAVVGARRWHQLTGNLQDASSLPAKLLWLQHHEPEMYRRARAIFLGAHDYVTWRACGAVVTDPTTASTTGLLDLATRRWALDLLEAVGLRGDFLPRLVPPSAVVGALSREAGRHLGLPAGTPVVHGAGDAATTALGAGAGDPGPSFLYLGTSGWLARTTGGKRADPDTGVFTLAHPERGRTLLIGPMLTAAGNLEWIRRALGGPSYDELSELAGSAPPGSGGVLYLPYPAGERSPFRNAGARASFVGIHPATERAHLVRAVMEGVAFAFRTIAEAMGEPARSAEPLLVAGGGARSEVWCSIVAGVMGRPVHRLARAEDVGARGGAILGGIALGWFNSYRPAPGFFPVDKVFEPGADTPEYESSYRRFREVNPYLETKRGSMQ, encoded by the coding sequence GTGACAGGAGAGGAGGTGGTCGCCTGCGTCGACGTGGGCACCACGGCCACCAAGGTGGCGCTGATGCGCCGGGACGGTGCCGTGGCGGCATCGGCGGCAAGCCGTGCCTATCCGACCATCACCGGCCCGGGCGGGCGAGTGGAACAGGACCCCGAGCAATGGTGGGCGGCGACGGGCGAGGCGCTGCGAGCCTGCGCGCCGCAACGCTTCCGTGTCGAGGCGCTGGTGCTGGGCGGCCAGATGCAGGACCTCATCGCGGTCGGCGTCCCTGCCGGGGAAGGCGAGAGGGTGGGCGGGAGCCGCGAGGCGCCGGATGATGGCCCGGGGACGCAGGAGAGATGGGGCGTGCTGCGGCCCGCCATCCTGTACGCCGACGTGAGAGCGACTCAGGAAGCGGAGCGTATACGCGCAGTGGTCGGCGCGCGCCGCTGGCACCAGTTGACCGGCAACCTTCAGGACGCCTCGAGCCTCCCGGCCAAGCTTCTGTGGCTGCAGCACCACGAGCCGGAGATGTACCGCCGGGCCCGGGCGATCTTCCTCGGCGCGCACGACTACGTCACGTGGCGGGCGTGCGGGGCGGTCGTGACCGACCCCACCACGGCGTCCACGACCGGCCTTCTCGACCTGGCGACCCGGCGATGGGCCCTCGACCTGCTCGAGGCGGTCGGCCTCCGGGGCGACTTCCTTCCCAGGCTGGTGCCACCCAGCGCGGTGGTGGGGGCCCTGTCCAGGGAAGCGGGCCGCCACCTGGGTTTACCGGCTGGGACCCCGGTCGTGCACGGCGCCGGCGACGCGGCCACGACGGCCCTGGGCGCCGGGGCGGGAGACCCGGGCCCGAGTTTCCTGTACCTCGGGACCAGCGGATGGCTTGCCCGGACCACCGGCGGCAAGCGGGCCGACCCGGATACGGGGGTCTTCACGCTGGCCCACCCGGAGCGCGGCAGGACCCTGCTCATCGGGCCCATGCTGACGGCGGCGGGCAATCTGGAGTGGATCCGCCGGGCCCTGGGAGGGCCCTCTTACGACGAACTCTCCGAGCTCGCCGGATCCGCCCCGCCGGGAAGCGGCGGCGTCCTCTACCTTCCCTATCCGGCGGGCGAACGCTCCCCTTTCCGCAACGCCGGGGCGCGAGCGTCGTTCGTGGGCATCCACCCGGCCACGGAGCGCGCCCACCTGGTGCGGGCGGTCATGGAGGGCGTGGCGTTCGCGTTTCGCACCATCGCAGAGGCCATGGGGGAGCCTGCGCGGAGTGCCGAGCCGTTGCTGGTGGCGGGAGGGGGCGCGCGCTCAGAGGTGTGGTGCAGCATCGTTGCCGGCGTCATGGGACGGCCCGTGCACCGCCTGGCGCGGGCCGAGGACGTGGGAGCGCGGGGCGGCGCCATCCTGGGAGGCATCGCCCTGGGGTGGTTCAACTCCTATCGCCCGGCGCCGGGATTTTTCCCCGTGGACAAGGTGTTCGAGCCGGGTGCCGATACGCCGGAGTATGAG
- a CDS encoding PorV/PorQ family protein, translating into MVSMRGLVGAVGMGMTLALAVVVAGTSTGAQAAPGTTSSAGIVSLSEMADPGGLGTSARVAGMGGAFVALADDGASVFYNPAGLAFLEGPEIQGAYASGPAGTPGGQPATRVGGLVATRHVGLGATRLAVPGEGGDLESWDATAAVAARMWVVGLGVSGHYLASAMGGADQERGWSADAGVLVSAGPLRVGAVMRNAAGSLTGADQTQRDVSGMRQVAYGAALRLGFANLAADYVQPPSGWGEDAPAVVRAGAEIRLGPIALRAGGSRPQREDSSFPFLKERRTVGASLQLGGLRLDYAASEPWNDGDPLWGAHPQDRVQSLGLRAAF; encoded by the coding sequence GTGGTAAGCATGCGAGGCCTGGTCGGAGCAGTCGGGATGGGGATGACCCTCGCCCTGGCAGTAGTGGTCGCCGGCACCTCCACCGGTGCGCAGGCAGCTCCGGGCACTACGTCATCTGCGGGTATCGTGTCGCTTTCAGAGATGGCGGATCCTGGGGGCTTGGGCACGAGCGCCAGGGTTGCCGGCATGGGCGGGGCGTTCGTGGCATTGGCGGATGACGGCGCCTCCGTTTTCTACAACCCTGCCGGCCTGGCGTTCCTGGAAGGACCCGAGATCCAGGGTGCCTACGCGTCGGGGCCGGCCGGGACGCCGGGAGGGCAGCCGGCGACCCGGGTGGGTGGGCTCGTCGCGACCCGGCACGTCGGGTTGGGAGCGACCCGGCTGGCCGTGCCGGGGGAGGGCGGCGATCTCGAGAGCTGGGACGCGACCGCCGCTGTCGCTGCCCGGATGTGGGTCGTCGGCCTGGGCGTCTCGGGCCACTACCTGGCGTCCGCGATGGGCGGGGCCGACCAGGAGCGGGGCTGGAGCGCCGACGCCGGCGTCCTGGTCAGCGCCGGGCCCTTACGGGTAGGGGCCGTGATGCGCAACGCCGCCGGCAGCCTCACGGGGGCAGACCAGACCCAACGGGACGTTTCGGGCATGCGCCAGGTGGCGTATGGGGCGGCCCTGAGGCTCGGCTTTGCCAACCTCGCGGCAGACTACGTGCAGCCGCCCTCCGGGTGGGGGGAGGATGCCCCGGCGGTGGTGCGAGCGGGAGCCGAGATCAGGTTGGGGCCAATCGCCTTGAGGGCTGGCGGCTCCCGGCCGCAGCGTGAGGACTCCTCTTTCCCGTTCCTCAAAGAACGGCGCACCGTGGGCGCCTCCCTCCAGCTGGGGGGCCTGCGCCTCGACTATGCGGCGTCAGAGCCGTGGAACGATGGCGACCCTCTCTGGGGAGCGCACCCCCAGGACCGCGTCCAGAGCCTCGGGCTGCGGGCGGCCTTTTAG
- the trpA gene encoding tryptophan synthase subunit alpha: MITPRAGTSLSEAFASARRAGRRALIGYLPAGFPDGDTFVDVVRAAAGAGLDVLELGLPVADPYLDGPVIQAALSRQRAAGVTLPEALALACRVRRAAGIPVVAMGYGKQLPEPASALVQALAERGIDGVLLPDLDEREFEALAKAAAGAGVAAVAFASADLPEEALQRRVAACGGFVYVQSGARRTGTPIDPGEAGMLVRRVDAARAGRPIPLAVGFGIRGPGDVRAVAELPVDGVIVGTALVEAAASSTEALRRAVRRLAEAATGR, translated from the coding sequence GTGATCACCCCGCGGGCGGGCACGTCTCTTTCGGAGGCCTTTGCCTCGGCGCGGCGCGCAGGGCGGCGGGCGCTCATCGGGTACCTGCCGGCCGGGTTTCCCGACGGAGACACCTTCGTGGACGTCGTCCGGGCGGCGGCGGGGGCAGGGCTCGACGTGCTGGAGCTCGGCCTGCCGGTCGCCGATCCGTATCTCGACGGCCCGGTCATCCAGGCCGCGCTTTCCCGGCAGCGGGCCGCCGGCGTGACCTTGCCGGAAGCCCTGGCGCTCGCCTGCCGGGTACGACGGGCGGCGGGCATCCCCGTGGTGGCCATGGGCTACGGCAAGCAACTGCCGGAGCCGGCGAGCGCACTCGTGCAGGCCCTGGCGGAGCGCGGCATCGACGGGGTGTTGCTGCCGGACCTGGATGAACGCGAGTTCGAAGCCCTGGCGAAGGCGGCCGCCGGGGCAGGCGTCGCAGCGGTGGCCTTCGCTTCGGCGGACTTACCCGAAGAGGCGCTGCAGCGCAGGGTGGCCGCTTGCGGCGGGTTCGTCTACGTGCAAAGCGGCGCACGGCGTACGGGCACACCCATCGACCCCGGCGAGGCGGGCATGCTCGTGCGGCGCGTGGATGCGGCCCGGGCCGGCCGCCCCATCCCGCTGGCCGTGGGCTTCGGGATCCGGGGGCCCGGGGACGTCCGGGCGGTGGCCGAGTTGCCGGTGGACGGGGTCATCGTCGGCACGGCCCTGGTCGAGGCCGCCGCGTCGAGCACCGAAGCGCTTCGCCGGGCGGTGCGCCGGCTCGCCGAAGCCGCCACCGGCCGCTGA